The following coding sequences lie in one Niabella agricola genomic window:
- a CDS encoding outer membrane beta-barrel protein — protein sequence MKTKLLTVALLTCTYFYSNAQVEKGSTLLGGQLGFTTQGDTSSKNNTNGQINIRAGKAYKDNMVFGISLGYAGAKNEMNPDVNDQKNTSYTAGIFNRCYKELGHDFYFFGEAGLGYSYGKTTWTDNLPSSQKKRSLTSSSVGLGVTPGIAYRVLDHLHMELLIPSLLAVNYSSNKLKSEGTESYKNHTFSFNTAFNRNPLESLGVGFSLIF from the coding sequence ATGAAGACAAAACTACTCACCGTAGCCTTGCTGACATGCACGTATTTTTATTCGAACGCCCAGGTTGAAAAAGGGTCTACGCTTTTGGGTGGCCAGCTTGGCTTTACTACACAAGGCGACACATCCAGTAAAAACAACACCAATGGGCAGATCAATATCCGGGCGGGCAAAGCCTATAAGGATAATATGGTATTCGGCATCAGCCTGGGATATGCCGGTGCTAAGAATGAAATGAATCCCGATGTGAATGACCAAAAAAATACAAGTTATACAGCAGGCATTTTTAACCGGTGTTATAAAGAGCTGGGGCATGATTTCTACTTTTTCGGTGAAGCCGGCCTCGGTTATTCCTACGGAAAAACAACATGGACGGACAACCTGCCTTCTTCCCAAAAAAAACGCAGCCTAACCTCCTCTTCGGTAGGACTGGGAGTTACGCCGGGGATCGCATACCGGGTATTGGATCACCTACATATGGAGCTTCTCATTCCCTCGTTGTTAGCGGTCAATTACAGCAGCAATAAATTAAAATCGGAGGGAACAGAATCATATAAAAACCACACCTTCAGCTTTAATACCGCCTTCAACAGGAACCCGCTGGAATCTCTAGGTGTTGGATTCAGTCTTATTTTTTAA
- the rny gene encoding ribonuclease Y: MDPLIIVYILGGLVLGIIAGKLIFAKNTQQKIEEAELHSKNILKEAELKAETIRKEKELEAKERFVSLKAAHEKEVNERNRKLAESENRIKQKEQSLSQKEANAEKQIKENDAIKENLNRQIEVVNKKRTELEKHQEEHIRRLEKIAGLSAEEAKSQLVESLKNEAQTQAIGIQQEIIDEAKQKANKEARKIIIQTIQRTAAEQAIENSITVFNLESDEVKGQIIGREGRNIRALEAATGVDLIVDDTPEAILLSCFDPLRREIARLSLQRLVTDGRIHPARIEEVVEKTRKQIEEQVMEIGERTVIDLGIHGLHKELVRMVGRMRYRSSYGQNLLMHSRETANLCAIMASELGLNPKLAKRAGLLHDIGKVPDEESELSHALLGAKLAEKYGENPAVVNAIAAHHDEVEMQYVISPIVQACDAISGARPGARREIMQQYLQRIKDLENLATSYPGVEKAYAIQAGRELRVIVESDKVSDQDSDKLSFEIAQKIQTEMTFPGQIKVTVIREKRAVNVAR, encoded by the coding sequence ATGGATCCTTTAATAATTGTTTACATCCTTGGCGGCCTCGTACTGGGCATTATCGCCGGTAAATTGATCTTTGCAAAAAATACGCAGCAGAAAATTGAAGAAGCAGAGTTACATTCCAAAAACATCCTCAAAGAAGCAGAACTAAAGGCAGAAACGATCCGGAAGGAAAAAGAACTTGAAGCCAAAGAGCGGTTTGTTTCGTTGAAAGCGGCACATGAAAAAGAGGTGAATGAGCGCAACCGGAAACTGGCTGAATCCGAAAACCGCATCAAACAGAAAGAACAGTCGCTCAGCCAGAAAGAGGCCAATGCAGAAAAACAGATCAAGGAAAATGATGCGATCAAAGAAAACCTGAACCGCCAGATAGAGGTCGTAAATAAAAAACGTACCGAACTGGAAAAACACCAGGAGGAGCATATCCGCCGCCTGGAAAAAATTGCAGGACTCTCTGCCGAGGAAGCCAAAAGCCAACTGGTTGAGAGCCTGAAAAACGAAGCACAAACACAGGCGATCGGTATCCAGCAGGAAATTATTGATGAAGCCAAACAAAAAGCCAATAAAGAGGCCCGTAAAATCATCATCCAAACCATCCAGCGTACTGCCGCCGAACAGGCGATTGAAAACTCGATCACTGTTTTCAACCTGGAAAGCGATGAAGTAAAAGGCCAGATCATTGGCCGCGAAGGACGCAATATCCGGGCCCTGGAAGCTGCTACCGGCGTGGATCTGATTGTAGACGACACTCCGGAAGCCATCCTGCTTTCCTGTTTTGACCCGCTGCGCCGTGAGATTGCACGACTGAGTTTACAGCGCCTGGTTACCGACGGACGGATTCACCCGGCCCGTATTGAAGAAGTGGTGGAAAAGACCCGTAAACAGATTGAGGAACAGGTAATGGAAATTGGTGAACGTACCGTGATTGACCTGGGTATTCATGGATTGCATAAAGAACTGGTGCGGATGGTAGGCCGGATGCGTTATCGTTCTTCTTACGGACAAAACCTGCTGATGCATAGCCGGGAAACCGCCAATCTTTGCGCCATCATGGCTTCCGAACTGGGTCTGAATCCCAAGCTGGCGAAACGCGCCGGGTTATTGCATGATATTGGTAAGGTACCGGATGAAGAATCGGAGCTGAGCCACGCCCTGCTGGGGGCAAAACTGGCCGAAAAATACGGCGAGAACCCGGCAGTTGTAAATGCCATCGCCGCGCACCACGATGAGGTGGAAATGCAATACGTGATTTCTCCCATTGTACAGGCCTGCGATGCCATCAGCGGCGCCCGTCCGGGAGCCCGCCGGGAGATCATGCAGCAATACCTGCAACGGATCAAAGACCTGGAAAACCTGGCCACCAGTTATCCCGGTGTGGAGAAGGCTTATGCGATCCAGGCGGGCCGTGAACTGCGGGTAATTGTAGAGTCGGATAAAGTTTCCGACCAGGACAGTGATAAACTCTCTTTTGAGATTGCGCAGAAGATCCAAACAGAAATGACCTTCCCCGGTCAAATCAAGGTAACCGTAATCCGGGAAAAAAGAGCGGTGAACGTAGCCCGATAA
- a CDS encoding dihydrodipicolinate synthase family protein, whose translation MKVVKGFIPVMLTPFNENGSIDFDGLTRLTNWYLKNGAKGLFANCQSSEMFALLPEERLQIIAHVIKTVAGKVPVVATGNFGSTLSEQAAFIKAVHALGTDAVILLTNQLVKQQEPEPVLEAAIMKLLALTGQIPVGFYECPVPYKIILSPELLGRLVKTGRVIYHKDTCLDIAQVRAKNRLCSGNEVFGLYDAYMGHAVASLQSGSAGLSCIQGNYFPELVAWLCEHYNQPGLRKEVQLVQQFFMDEMELMHKDYPKAAKYYLWKKGMNISIYTRESGNSEIAYDIKNGIEGLEWRYQRLAEQIAAVFAGK comes from the coding sequence ATGAAAGTAGTAAAAGGGTTCATCCCGGTGATGTTAACCCCCTTTAATGAAAACGGATCCATTGACTTTGATGGGCTGACACGGTTAACAAACTGGTATTTGAAAAATGGGGCAAAGGGATTATTCGCCAACTGCCAGTCGAGCGAGATGTTTGCCCTGTTGCCGGAAGAACGGTTACAGATTATTGCACATGTTATAAAAACGGTTGCGGGCAAAGTACCGGTTGTGGCAACGGGGAATTTTGGTAGCACACTATCTGAACAGGCTGCATTTATAAAAGCGGTACACGCATTGGGAACAGACGCAGTAATCCTGCTTACCAATCAGCTGGTAAAGCAGCAGGAGCCGGAGCCTGTTTTGGAAGCAGCTATCATGAAACTGCTGGCACTTACCGGACAGATACCGGTTGGGTTTTACGAATGTCCGGTTCCATACAAGATCATACTGTCCCCGGAATTATTAGGCCGGCTGGTAAAAACCGGGCGGGTGATCTACCATAAAGATACCTGCCTCGATATTGCCCAGGTACGCGCCAAGAACCGGCTGTGCTCCGGAAATGAAGTGTTTGGGCTCTATGATGCTTACATGGGCCATGCTGTTGCTTCGTTGCAATCCGGTTCTGCCGGTCTTTCCTGTATTCAGGGAAATTATTTTCCGGAGCTGGTGGCCTGGCTGTGTGAACACTACAATCAGCCGGGCCTGAGAAAAGAAGTGCAACTGGTGCAACAGTTTTTTATGGATGAAATGGAGCTGATGCATAAAGATTACCCCAAGGCAGCTAAATATTATCTCTGGAAAAAAGGGATGAATATTTCCATTTATACCCGGGAGTCCGGGAACAGCGAAATTGCTTATGACATTAAAAATGGTATTGAAGGATTGGAATGGAGGTATCAACGCCTGGCGGAACAGATCGCTGCGGTGTTTGCCGGTAAATAA
- a CDS encoding sodium:solute symporter has protein sequence MKTLPLIDLTVILVYLVAMVLVGYLFSRKNKNADQFTTASGRIPGWAVGLSIYATFLSSNTFLGVPGKAFGSNWNAFAFSLSMPLAAWVAAKYFVPFYRNIGEVSAYTNLEKRFGPWARTYAVICFLLTQIARMGSIFFGLSLTLQALTGYNMQVIMLITGACIILYTVMGGIEAVIWTEVVQGILKTLGAILIVYLVISNVNGGVNTILEIGKANHKFSLGGMALDFTSSGFWVVLLYGFFINLNNFGMDQNYVQRYHTATSKKEAAKSVWLCVWIYIPASLLFFIIGTCLYAYYQLNPALLDTVKLQVAAERLGQGAASEQVSALAATLVPGDYGDKVMPHFMVTMIPAGLVGLIISAILSAGMSTISSGMNASATVFAEDIYKRYFKRNVNDKQGLRLLHIATVVFGLLGMIAGVLMIGVKSVLDIWWQLSGIFAGGMLGLFLLGIISKKTGNTAALLATITGIMVILWMTFSAWIPEQYHYVRSTLHANMIIVIGTLTIFLAGLLFTKLQQKKYS, from the coding sequence ATGAAGACATTGCCTTTGATTGATTTAACTGTGATCCTGGTTTACCTGGTGGCTATGGTGCTGGTGGGATACCTGTTTTCGAGAAAAAATAAAAATGCGGATCAGTTTACTACTGCTTCCGGACGGATCCCGGGCTGGGCCGTGGGACTTTCGATTTATGCTACTTTTTTAAGCAGTAACACCTTCCTGGGAGTGCCGGGAAAGGCATTCGGGAGCAACTGGAACGCTTTCGCTTTTAGCCTCTCGATGCCCCTGGCGGCCTGGGTTGCAGCAAAATATTTTGTTCCGTTTTACCGGAATATAGGAGAAGTATCGGCCTATACCAACCTGGAAAAACGCTTTGGCCCCTGGGCGCGTACCTATGCGGTTATTTGCTTTTTGCTGACGCAGATCGCCCGTATGGGCTCTATATTTTTTGGATTATCACTCACCCTCCAGGCACTTACCGGGTACAACATGCAGGTTATTATGCTGATCACCGGAGCTTGTATCATCCTGTATACGGTTATGGGAGGAATTGAAGCGGTGATCTGGACGGAGGTGGTGCAGGGTATTTTGAAAACGCTGGGGGCTATACTTATCGTATACCTGGTGATCTCCAATGTGAACGGTGGCGTGAACACCATCCTGGAGATCGGGAAGGCCAATCATAAGTTCAGCCTGGGGGGCATGGCACTGGACTTCACCAGCTCCGGTTTCTGGGTAGTGCTGTTATACGGCTTCTTCATCAATCTTAATAATTTTGGAATGGACCAGAATTATGTGCAACGCTACCATACCGCCACTTCAAAAAAAGAAGCCGCAAAGTCAGTTTGGCTTTGTGTATGGATCTATATCCCGGCATCCTTATTGTTCTTTATTATTGGTACCTGTCTCTATGCCTATTACCAGTTAAATCCGGCGCTGCTGGACACCGTGAAATTACAGGTGGCTGCAGAACGGCTGGGACAGGGAGCAGCGTCAGAACAGGTTTCGGCATTGGCCGCTACGCTGGTCCCCGGTGATTATGGTGATAAAGTAATGCCGCATTTTATGGTAACCATGATCCCTGCAGGTTTGGTAGGACTGATCATTTCTGCGATCTTATCAGCCGGTATGAGCACCATCAGTTCGGGTATGAACGCATCTGCCACCGTATTTGCTGAAGATATTTATAAAAGATATTTTAAACGGAATGTAAACGATAAACAGGGGCTGCGGTTATTACACATTGCCACCGTTGTATTCGGCCTTTTAGGAATGATTGCGGGGGTGCTGATGATCGGGGTAAAAAGTGTACTGGATATCTGGTGGCAGCTCTCCGGCATCTTCGCCGGTGGTATGCTGGGTCTTTTCCTTTTAGGGATCATCAGTAAAAAAACAGGCAATACTGCTGCATTGCTGGCTACTATCACCGGCATCATGGTGATCCTGTGGATGACCTTCTCTGCCTGGATCCCCGAGCAGTACCATTATGTACGCAGTACGCTGCACGCAAATATGATCATTGTCATCGGTACATTAACGATTTTCCTGGCAGGGCTGTTGTTTACGAAATTGCAGCAGAAAAAATATTCCTGA
- a CDS encoding NAD-dependent succinate-semialdehyde dehydrogenase, which translates to MAIQSINPLNGKRIKKYKADTAKVVREKIEAGHKAWLKWRNTGFEERARLLLQTAAVLEQQKKDLAVLMAMEMGKPLRDGVAEIEKCAAVCTYYAQKGAAFLNDEQVKTDARNSFVTYQPLGVVLAVMPWNFPYWQCFRFIAPALMAGNTGLLKHASNVPGCALSIEALLLKAGFPKGVFQTLLVGSNAVNGVIGHPFVKAITLTGSTAAGSQVAAQAGRQIKKTVLELGGSDPYLILEDADLELAARVCAQSRLINNGQSCIAAKRFIVVKKVEKEFTRLFLEQMRNKKLGDPLDVQTELGPMSRADLRDELHRQVQENIAAGATCILGGNIPEFKGKHAFYAPTILTGVKKGMSGYEEELFGPVACVITARNEAHAIEIANDTRFGLGAAVFTRDIKKGTRIAREQLQAGACFVNTLVKSDPRVPFGGIQQSGYGRELGSFGIKEFVNIKTVWQ; encoded by the coding sequence ATGGCTATACAATCAATCAACCCGCTAAACGGGAAGCGGATAAAAAAATATAAAGCGGATACTGCAAAAGTGGTGAGAGAAAAAATTGAAGCAGGCCACAAGGCCTGGCTGAAATGGCGTAATACAGGTTTTGAAGAGCGGGCCCGTCTGTTGTTGCAAACGGCCGCCGTGTTGGAACAACAAAAAAAGGACCTGGCGGTTTTAATGGCAATGGAAATGGGGAAACCGCTAAGGGATGGTGTTGCTGAAATTGAAAAGTGTGCCGCGGTATGTACCTATTATGCGCAGAAGGGAGCCGCTTTTTTAAACGATGAACAAGTAAAAACCGATGCCCGGAACAGTTTTGTTACGTATCAGCCCCTGGGTGTGGTGTTGGCCGTGATGCCCTGGAACTTTCCTTACTGGCAATGCTTTCGCTTTATTGCGCCGGCTTTGATGGCCGGGAATACGGGGCTGCTGAAACATGCTTCCAATGTGCCGGGTTGCGCCCTTTCCATTGAAGCGTTGCTGTTAAAGGCGGGCTTCCCCAAGGGTGTATTTCAAACCCTGCTGGTGGGAAGCAACGCAGTCAATGGCGTCATCGGTCATCCGTTCGTAAAAGCCATTACGTTAACCGGGAGTACTGCGGCAGGCAGCCAGGTTGCCGCACAGGCCGGCCGGCAGATAAAGAAAACCGTACTGGAGCTGGGCGGCAGTGATCCCTACCTGATCCTGGAAGATGCGGACCTGGAACTGGCCGCAAGGGTTTGCGCGCAGAGCCGGTTAATCAATAACGGGCAAAGCTGCATTGCGGCAAAACGGTTTATTGTAGTGAAAAAAGTTGAAAAAGAATTTACACGGCTTTTTCTTGAACAAATGCGTAATAAAAAACTGGGAGATCCTCTCGACGTACAAACGGAGCTGGGCCCGATGTCCCGTGCAGATCTCCGGGATGAACTGCACCGGCAGGTACAGGAAAATATTGCAGCAGGCGCAACCTGCATTTTAGGGGGCAACATTCCTGAATTTAAAGGGAAACATGCATTTTATGCACCTACAATCTTAACTGGTGTAAAAAAGGGGATGTCTGGCTATGAAGAAGAGCTGTTTGGTCCGGTTGCCTGTGTGATCACTGCGCGGAATGAAGCGCATGCCATTGAAATTGCAAATGATACCCGCTTCGGTCTGGGAGCAGCCGTGTTCACCAGGGACATAAAAAAAGGAACGCGCATTGCACGGGAACAGCTGCAGGCCGGGGCCTGTTTTGTGAATACCCTGGTTAAATCGGATCCGCGTGTACCCTTTGGTGGCATTCAGCAATCGGGTTATGGGCGTGAACTGGGCAGTTTTGGTATTAAGGAATTTGTAAACATTAAAACAGTCTGGCAATAA